A region of the Gemmatimonadota bacterium genome:
GATTCAGTGCGTCCCCGCGCGGGCGTTCTGATAACGTTCCAGCGTTGCCGAACCCTGAGTCTTGGCGCGGGCCGTGCTCAGCACGGGCCGTGACAGGGCGAAGGGTTGCAGCGGAGGCGCGAAGCGCCGGAGCCGGCAAAGCGTTGTTATACGAGGCTCGTGCCGCTGGTCCCTTGATCCGACCCTCCGACTCGAGCAGCCCCGTCACACAGTCTTGCATCGAGGCCCTTTATCTTGTACTGTATTCTTGTACATGTTCTCCCCAACCGAGTGATTACGTATGGCAACCCGTGCAACTTACAGCCGCGCCCGAGCGAACTTTGCGGCGATCTGGAACGAAGTTGAGAATAGCCGAGAGCCGGCAATTCTAGAGCGCCGCGGTCATGACACCATGGCTCTCGTGCCAGCGGACGAGCTGTCCAGTCTTCAACAAACAGCATACCTCCTACGCTCTCCAAAGAATGCCGTGCGACTCCTAAGTGCTCTGGTACGTTCCCGAAAGGGATCCACCCGTCCTGTTGAACTCGAAGCGCTCATGAGTGAACTCGAGCTCGTTGAGTAGGGCCCTTACGTGAGCGCCAAGGGACGCGGCTCAAAATCTTCCTCCACTCCGAAGCACCGCGTCACAATCATTCAGAGCGAATGCATGGAGGACCTAGAACACTGGATCGCAACCGACCGGAAGACCGCGCTCCGAATCTTCGATCTAATGAAGGCTGCACGCCGTGATCCCTTCCAGGGGATCGGCAAACCCGAGCCGCTCAAACACATGGGACCCGATGTTTGGTCCCGGAGAATCACGAGCCGTGACCGACTCGTTTACAGAGTGGGAAACGACTTCGTCGACTTCCTGCAGGCCAGATATCACTACTGACTACTGACCTTTTCCAGGCTCCTTACGTCGTCCTGCCGTTCGTCCTACCTCGCACGAGAAAGAGCGGCACGAGTTTCGTATAACTCCCCGTTTCCGCCCCCGCGTTCGCCTGGGTTGTGCGGCGTGGGGTTCGTGATTGAAACCCAGATGCGGGGGAATGCGGTTGGGGGTGGTGTTAGGGGCGAATCTTTGGGTGCGAATCGCCTGAAGTGGCCGTCCCGCCGATGTGAGTCCCTGGATTGGCCCAACGATGCCAATGATGGCGATGCGGTCGCGGTGAAGGCAAGCAATTCTTCCGCTCGGGGCCGGAGGGAGCGGTCGGCGTGCACGATTTGCGAACCTTCACTTTCCGTCAGCGTCCCATTCCTCTTCCCCGCCGAGCTCGTCCAATGGGTTTCGGATTCTTGCAAAGTCCCGGTTGCTGACATGTGTATAGATCTCGGTCGTCCGGCTCGAGGCGTGGCCGAGCAACTCCTGAATGTATCGGAGATCCGTCCCCGCTTCGAGCAAATGCGTGGCGAACGAATGTCGCAGAGTGTGCGGGGTCACTCGCTTAGCGATCTTGGCTCGGGTCCGAGCCCGCGCGACGACTTTTTGCACGCTCCGCGTGTTGAGATGTCTTCCCCCGGATTCTCCCGGAAAGAGCCACTCCCCACAATCCTCCGCGCGAAGCAGGAGGTGTCGGTCAACCGCCTGTAGCGCGCGTACGCTCAGGAGCGTGTATCGATCTTTTCTTCCCTTCCCTCCCCGGACCTTGAGCAGCCGACGGTCACGGTCCACGTCTTCGGCGCGGAGGCGCACGACCTCGCCAACGCGAAGGCCGCTCGAGTAGAGGATCATGAGGAGCGCACGTGTCGAGGGATGTCGCGCAACGCCCAGGAGCGACTCGACTTCTTTGCGCGAGAGGACGGTCGGCAGAGTCCGCGCCCTTTTGGGGCGAGGGATCTCCCGAAGAAGCTGGGGACGGCCGAAGACGGTGTCGTACAGGAGGCGAAGCGCACTGACCGCCTGCCCATGGAGCGGACGGGACACGCCCCTCTCTTCGATCAGGTAGACCAGGTATCCGCGAATCTCGTCCGGCGAGGCGACCCGGAGCTCCGGCGGCGGTCCGCAGGTCGCATTTGCGGCGTCCCAACGCCAACGAGCGAATCGCCGAATGTGACCCAGGTAAACGCGGCGGGTCTTGGGGGAGTAGCCAGCGAGGACCATCGCACGGTTCATTTCGGCGAGGGCCTCGGCGTCCATGATCGCCCGGGCTGCGGAGTCTCGGGGTGGAGCGTCGCGGGCATCTGGTGCCTTGCCGTCTCGCGCATCTCGGACGGCGGGCACGTCGCGACCCGAGTCTCGGCCGGGGAGTCCCGCGGCGTCTCGCCCCTGGCCGGGGCGCGTATCGGCGCTCTTGGATCCCGCTCCCCCGACGGGAGAAGCGGCGCGACCTGGAAGCCGGATTCCGGGAAAGGTGGATGCGAGTCGTTCCGCCGATCTGTGCGTTGCCGGCAGGCTCCAGCTCTTTGTGTCCGGGTGCCATCGCTTTCCCGGAATCTCTTTGATGCGCCGCACGATTTCGGGGTCGTAGGGAAAGGTGACGAGGAATCGACCCTGCCCGTCGAGTTGCACCAGAGGGGGCCTGATCACCGACCCGGGGAGTCGGCCCGGTACTTCAGTGCTCTTGGGTGGGAAGTACCCGGGAGTGGTGGAGTCGCCGGGCTCTGACTGCGACATGGGCGCCTCGCGGCGGAAAGGAGTACGATAACCGCACCACGATCCTACGGGCGGTGGGACGAAGCCATGGCTGGAGGGGACAACTCAGCCGCGCCACTCTGATCGCAGGATTCCGTACCAGGCTTCGTCGATCGGCTCCTCCCGTTCGATCCGATTCTGCCGAAGCACCCCTTCCCTCGTCATTCCGATCTTCTCCATGACGCGCTGCGAGGCGGTGTTTCGTACGTCGGCCATGGCGCAGATCCGATTGAGCTCCGGAAGGGTCGAGAATGCCGCATGGACAACCGCGCCGGTGGCCTCGGTCATAAACCCACGATTCCAGAGCGGGCGGGCGATCGAGTATCCGATCTCCCCCCGGCGATGTTGGAGGTTCAGCCGGAGGTTGATCCCGCCAACCGCCCCGTCATCGAGCCCGATCGCCCAAGCCGGATGTGTCGAGCGATCGAGGAGGATCTGCCTCGCGATGAATTCTTCCGCGTGTTTTCGTCCATACGGGATTGGAAGCGCCTTCAGAAATTGCGCCCACCCGGGGTCGCGGGCATAGGTCAGGACGTCGCCGACGTCGCTCAACCCCCAGGGGCGGAGGACCAGGCGCTCGGTCTCAATTCGCTCAGGGAGCACGGGCCAGAACTCTTCAGCCACACCCCTCTACCCACTCGACCGCCGGCAGCGCGCCGGCCCGGAAGCGCTCGACGCGAGCCCCGTCCGTCTCGAAGACGATTCTGAGCTTCGCTTCCTCCGGCTCACCCGGCGTGACGGTCAGGTACTTCCCATCCGTGTATTTGTGGGGCCCCTCCGTCAGGTTGCCCGGATGAAGCGTGCGAATTTCGTCCTCGGTCGAGCCGATGCGCGCTCCCCGCGCGGTCGCCACCGCTCCCTCCCGCACATCCACGCGCACGAATCGTCCCTCCACGAATATCAGAGAGACGCCCGCGGGCCATCCCGAGGGCGTGACTTGCTCGCATGCGACGGTGGACGCCACTCCTGCGGGTTCTGTGCCCGGAACGAGCGCCGGGAGCTCGGCGGTCGACGCGGGCCCCGTGGAAGCGGTGCCCGGCGCCGGAAGATCGGCAGGGGGAGCCGGCCCCGAAGGATCCGGCCGCTCCAACGCCCCACCGAGCGCGGCGTCCACCTCGTCGCGACTCATTCCCACCCGGACCGGTCCGAATCCGCTCGGCTGCACGATCCAGGTGGAATCGAAGGCCACTCCCGCGACGGGGGCGACGGGATCGGGTGTCGGATCCGCCGGGGTCTCGGACGCCGCACGCCCCTGGAAGTACGCGGCCGCCAGAGCCACATCCAGGGGCGCGATGGCCCTCGGTTCCTTCCCCGGCTCGAAGAGCACGATCGCGTCGAGGGCCGGCAGCGCCGCGAAATCGTACTTCTTCGCTTCCCCAGAAACGACGAACTCGAGGGGGCGGCGGCCCGCCAGGGTCGTAATGGGCCACCCTTCCCTCTCCAGGAAAAGGTGTGCCTCGGCGCGATAAAACATGAGATCGTCCGCGATGGTCGCGAAGTCCTCCTCGGGAACAGTGGCGCGAAGCGCCTCGAGCTCCTCCGGCGTCGCCTCCATGAATACGACGACCCGCTCTTCGAAGGGCGCGGTTTCGGGAGCGGCTCCGCAGGCCGCGGCCCCGATCCAGAGGAGGGTGACCGCAGGAAGGAAGCGGGGGGCGCGCGGAGAGTTCCAGGCACACCCGGCGGCCGCGGCACCTCGGCCGGGGCGCGCGCTCGGGAGGCGCACGCTCAGGGAAGGTTCAGCTGCCACGACACCCCGTACCGGTCCGCGAGCCATCCGAACCTCTGGCTGAAACCATAGGAATCGAGGGGCATGAGGACGGATCCGCCCTGCGACAGCTCCCCGAACAACCGTTCGAGCTCCGCATTCGACTCGCACTCGACGAAGAGGGAGATGGCGGGAGTGAAGGTGAACTCGTGCTTCACCGGGGAATCGATCGCCATGTATTCCCTCCCGCCGAGCGCGAATACGGATTGCTTGACGCTCCCCGCCGCTCCGGGTCCGGATTCGTCGTAACGCTCGATCGAGATGACCTCGGAGTCCTCGAAAAGAGATGTGTAGAGGCGGATTGCCTCCTCGGCCTTTCCCTCGAACATGAGAAATGTCCTGATCTGCTTCATGGCTCTCGCGCGTCCCGCGTCGAATGCGGCTGGGTTCGGGGGCGGCTCGTGCAGGCGAGGGGAGACCGCGGGCCCGCCGCCCTCAGGCCCGTGCCAGGACTTCCTTCACCGCTTTCGTGATCCCCTCCTCGGCTTCGGAGATCCGGTGCGCCAGCATGTACGCGGGAGTCGTGACGATATTCAGCTCATCGTCCACCACGATGTCTTCGACTCCGCAATTCACATGACGCCCCCCGAGCGGTGCGAGGGCGTTCGCCGTCTCCTGGTCGGTTCCGATCGTGTACCGGAACCCTTCTTTGCCGAAGAGATGCGCTCCGATCGCGGGTGCGATGCAGAGGAGCCCGATCGGTTTCCCCGTCGCATGAAACTTTCGGAGGAAGTCCGCCACGTCCTGATTGACGGAGAAGTCCGTGCCCTTGAAGGCGAAGTCCGAGAGATTCTTCACGGCGCCGTATCCTCCGGGGACGATCACCGCGTCGAACTCGTTGGGATCGAGCTCTGCCACATCCTTCACCGGACCTCGCGCGATCCGCGCCGACTCGGTGCGGACGTTCCTCACCTCGTCCTTCGCCGCCTTCCCTCGCTGATGGTCGAAGACGTAGGCCTGGGGAATGTCGGGAGCGGCGCAGACGGCTTCTGCCCCGGCTTTGTCGAGGGCGAGGAGAGTGAGGACCGCCTCGTGGATCTCGGCGCCGTCGTGGACGCCGCAGCCGGAGAGGATGACGGCGACTTTTTTCATGGCTCACGACCGTGTGGCTCGGGAGATGGGGTTGCCGGGGTAGCTCGCGCCCCGCCCTCCGCACTCTAGGAGGGGGGGCCACTCACGGCAACACCCCCGGAACCCCCGACTTCATCCGGTGTTCGACCCGCCGCCATGACGATCGAACAGACTTACTTCCGGCGGGGATTCGGCCTCAAGGACGAGGTGCGCCCCGTCATCGAGGCGGAGTACCATTCGGCCGTCGTCGAGGACATCCGCGCGCATGGGTACCGGCGGACCTTCGGCGATGTCACGGTCCGTCTCGCCGAGGAGTTCGGCTTCTGTTATGGCGTGGACCGCGCCGTGGATTACGCCTACGAAACTAGACAGAAATTTCCCGACAAGACAGTATTTCTTGTCGGTGAGATCATTCACAACCCGTACGTCAACCAGCGGATGCGGGATATGGGGATCCGCTGTCTGTATCCCGACGCGCATGGACACTTCGATTTTTCGGTCGTCCGTCCCGAGGACGTGGTCCTCCTTCCGGCCTTTGGCGTTACCATCGAGGCCTTCGAGGAGCTGAAGAAGATCGGCTGCGTGCTCGTGGATACGACATGCGGGTCTGTCCTCCTCGTCTGGAAGCGGGTCGAGCAATACGCGAAGGAGGGTCTCACCTCGATCATCCACGGGAAATACACGCACGAGGAGAGCCGGGCCACAGCTTCGCAGGTGCGGAAGCACCCGGGGGGGAAGTACCTGATCGTGAGGGACATGGCCGAAGGGGAGCTGGTCTGCGACTACGTCGCCGGCCGGCCCGGGCACCTTACGCGGAAGGCCTTCGTCGAGCACTTCTCCGAAAAGGCTTCTCCCGGCTTCGATCCCGACCGGGACCTCCTCCGTTTCGGCGTTGCGAACCAGACCACCATGCTCGCGAACGAGTCCATGGCGATCGGCCGCAAGCTGGAAGAAGCGCTGATCGAGGCCCGGGGCGCCGAATACGCGCGGGAGAACTACCGCTCTTTCGGGACGATCTGCTCCGCCACGCAGGAGAGGCAGGACGCGGTGGTGAAGATGATGGAGACCCCGCCGGACCTGATGATCGTGATCGGGGGATACAATTCCTCCAACACGAACCACCTCGCCCACATGTGCCGCGAGCGCACGCGGACCTACCACATCGAGGATTCGGCCTGCATTGACGTCGAGTCCGGAACGATCCGCCACAAGGCCGAGCTGGCGGCCGACGCCCCCGAAACCGTCGAATCCGCCTGGATCCCCGAGGGCCCCTTCGAGTTGGGCCTCACAGCGGGGGCCTCCACCCCCAACAACAAAGTGGGCGACGCCCTCCTCCGCGTCCTCGAAATTCGGGGGATCACCCCGCAGTGGTCCGGTAGCTGACCGTTCCCTGACACCTTTCTGGTTAACGCTTGTCACCCAGGGAGTGTCATTATAGGTGCGGGCAACCCACATTGCAGTAAGACGATCCAATGTTTGGGCGGATTTTGGGCGGCGTCCCGGTATGGGCCTCGCCCCGTCCGTGCCGTCACCTCCTTCGGGAACGCGAGCCATGGTGAAGCGAACGAGCGGGTTTACCCTCATCGAAATCCTCGTCGTCGTGACGGTGATCGCGGTCCTCGCGGCGCTCGTGGCCCCGAACGTCTTCCAGCACCTGGGGACCGCGCAGGACGCCGCGGCTCGCTCGCAGATCGAGATGCTCGGCGCCGCGCTCGACGCGTACCGCCTCGACAATGGGCGGTATCCGGCCTCGGCTCAGGGGCTCCAGGCGCTCCGCGGGGAACCCGCGGCGGAGCCCCGCCCCCGCAACTGGCGCGGTCCTTACCTCCGCCGCGAGGTCCCACTCGATCCGTGGGGGAACCCTTACATCTATGTGAGCCCCGGCGAGGCCAACCCGCAGTCGTACGACCTCGTTTCGTTCGGCGCCGACGGTCTCGCGGGGGGAAGTGGGGAAGAAGCGGACATCCTGAGCTGGGAGTAGCGACCCTTGCCCGTCTTCGCGTACCGCGCGGTCACCGCGGAGGGACGCCGGACTCGGGGGCGCGTCACGGCCCTTACCGAGACGGCCGCCGCGCTCGATCTGGAGACGCGGGGGCTCCTCCCGCTCGACCTCCAGGAAGACGCCGCCACCGCGCAGGGGAAGGGAAGCGTCGGTCGGGGACGGCGGCGTGCCGTGCTCGAGTTCACGAGGGGAATGGCGGCTCTCCTCCCCGCGGGGATGCCCCTTTCGAAAGCACTCGCGGCCTCCACTTCGACCTCGCCGGCCTCGATTCAGGCGCCTCTTCATTCGGTTCGCGAGCGGGTCCAGCGGGGCGACGAGCTTGCGGCCGCCCTCGGCGAACACACCGACCTCTTCTCCCCGCTCTACGTGGGGATCATCCGGGCGGGCGAAAAGACCGGCGCCCTCGACGGCGCCTTCATCCGCCTCACCGCCCACCTCGAGAGGGAGGAGGAGCTTCGAGGAAAGCTCCTTTCGATGTCCATTTATCCGGTGGCGCTCGCCGTCGTCGGGCTCGCGTCGGTCCTCGTCCTGGTACTTTTTGTCCTTCCCCGTTTTGCGGAGGTCCTCGTGGGATCGGGCTCTCCGCTCCCGCGTTCGACCGCCCTCGTCCTCGGAATCGCGGAGGCGGCTCAGCAGGGATGGGTCTACCTCCTCTTGGTCCCCGTCGCCTTCGCTCTCGCCCTCGCCTGGATGCGGGGGACGGAGGCGGGCCAGGCGGCGGCCTCGCGATTCCTCCTTTCCCTCCCCGTGGTCGGGACCTGGCGGAAGCAGGCGCTCGCGGCGCGATTCGCGCGGATGTCCGGAGAGCTCCTGGTGGGGGGCTCGCCCCTCCTCTCGGCGCTCAGGGACACCGCGGAGTGCATGGGAGACCCCATCGCACGCGGGGCCATTGACACCGTGCGGGGGCGGGTGCGCGAGGGTTCGACGCTGACGCGGGCGGTGGAAGAGGTGTCGCTTTTTCCCCAGGAGCTCTGGCAGCTCGTTTCTCTGGGCGAGGAGTCGGGGAGCCTCGCCGACTTCCTGTTGAAGGCGGCGGACCTCCTGGAGCGGAGGACGGAGCGCGGGCTCGAGCGGATGGTCGCGCTCGCGGAGCCGGCGGTGATCATCGCTTTCGGAGGAATCGTGGCGCTGGTGGCGCTTTCGCTCCTCCAGGCGATCTACGGGGTGAATCTGGAGGCGGTGCGATGAGGCGAGGGGTCGCTCGCCCGGCGGCTCGCGGAGCGGGCAGATCACGGGGTCGCTCTTCGACGCCGATCGGGTCTGCCGGTTTCACCCTCGTCGAGGTGGTCGTCGTCCTCGTGATCCTCTCGGTCACGGCGGTGATCGCGGTGCCGGCCTTTCGGTCGTCGCGCGAGCTGAGCGATCTGGACCTGGCCACCGAACGGGTCGAGATCCTCCTCCGGATCGCGCGCGATTCGGCGGTGAAGACCGCGATTCCGGTCACCGTCGTCGTGGATTCGGCCAGCTCGCTCGTCTGGCTCACGACTCCGACCTCGATCGGGATGGCGGGCGAAGCCTCTGCGCTCCTGAGCGCCGGGGTGGCCGCGGCCGCCTCGACGGGACCGGGCTCGTCGCTCGACCTCCCCGCCGGAGTGCGCATGGAGCTCACCTCGGCGCGGGCCCGCTTCACCTTCCAGCCGGACGGGCAGGTCTTCCCGGACTCGATCTATTTGCGAAGTGGAGCGACGATCCGCCTAGTGACCGTGAACCCCTGGACCGGCCATGCGCAGGTTTACTGAAGCTCCGAAGGAGCGGGAAGCGCGGCGGGACGGCGCTTCGGGGGCGGCGGGCTCCGGCGCGGGAGCTCACGGGAAGGCTCGCCGAGCCGCGGGAACGACGATCCGGTCTTTCCGGGCGTCCGCAACCCACGGCTTCTTGCTCCTCGAGGCGGTCGTCGCGCTGGCGATCATCGGGATCGTCGCCGTGGGCGTCCTGGCCTCGACCGCGGCCCAGGTTCGGACCGCCGGCAAGGCGAGCGTGCTCGCAGTCGCCCGCACCCTCGCGGAAGACCGGACGACCGCCTTCCGCTTCCTCGGATACGAGGAGCTTCGCGATCCTCCGGATTCGCTGATGGGCGGCGCCTTCCCGGCCCCCTTCGACGAATACTCGTGGAGCGCGGCGATTCACGAGACGGAAGGCGAATACGATCTCTTCACCCTCGATGTGGTCACCACGGGGCGGGGCGAGGTCTTCCCGGTCCAGACTCTTCTCCACCGCCCGCGGCCGCAAATCGTGGCGGGCAGCGCCGCGGCGGGGAGGGGCGGAGCGGGTCAGGGGGGGGCCGGTGGGCGAGGGGGACGCGGCGGGAACGTGACGGATGCACCGCCGGGGCGCGGCGGAGGCGGAGCGGGTCTTCCGGCGGGCGGCGGACGTGGCGGCGCCGGCCGGGGCGGCGGCCAAGGCGGCGGAAGGGGGGGCGAATGAAAAGCCGCTCCGCCGGATTTACCCTGGTCGAAATGCTCGTTGCCCTCACGGTCGCGGGGATCGCGCTCGCCGCGGGGTTCGGCGCACTCACCTCCCTCCAGGACCGCTCGACACACGCCCGCGACGCGACGACGGCCGCCCTCGAAAGTGCCGCGAGCCGCGACCTCATCGTGAACTGGCTGG
Encoded here:
- a CDS encoding type II secretion system F family protein; translated protein: MPVFAYRAVTAEGRRTRGRVTALTETAAALDLETRGLLPLDLQEDAATAQGKGSVGRGRRRAVLEFTRGMAALLPAGMPLSKALAASTSTSPASIQAPLHSVRERVQRGDELAAALGEHTDLFSPLYVGIIRAGEKTGALDGAFIRLTAHLEREEELRGKLLSMSIYPVALAVVGLASVLVLVLFVLPRFAEVLVGSGSPLPRSTALVLGIAEAAQQGWVYLLLVPVAFALALAWMRGTEAGQAAASRFLLSLPVVGTWRKQALAARFARMSGELLVGGSPLLSALRDTAECMGDPIARGAIDTVRGRVREGSTLTRAVEEVSLFPQELWQLVSLGEESGSLADFLLKAADLLERRTERGLERMVALAEPAVIIAFGGIVALVALSLLQAIYGVNLEAVR
- a CDS encoding Txe/YoeB family addiction module toxin — encoded protein: MEDLEHWIATDRKTALRIFDLMKAARRDPFQGIGKPEPLKHMGPDVWSRRITSRDRLVYRVGNDFVDFLQARYHY
- the elbB gene encoding isoprenoid biosynthesis glyoxalase ElbB; the encoded protein is MKKVAVILSGCGVHDGAEIHEAVLTLLALDKAGAEAVCAAPDIPQAYVFDHQRGKAAKDEVRNVRTESARIARGPVKDVAELDPNEFDAVIVPGGYGAVKNLSDFAFKGTDFSVNQDVADFLRKFHATGKPIGLLCIAPAIGAHLFGKEGFRYTIGTDQETANALAPLGGRHVNCGVEDIVVDDELNIVTTPAYMLAHRISEAEEGITKAVKEVLARA
- the gspG gene encoding type II secretion system major pseudopilin GspG; this encodes MVKRTSGFTLIEILVVVTVIAVLAALVAPNVFQHLGTAQDAAARSQIEMLGAALDAYRLDNGRYPASAQGLQALRGEPAAEPRPRNWRGPYLRREVPLDPWGNPYIYVSPGEANPQSYDLVSFGADGLAGGSGEEADILSWE
- a CDS encoding GspH/FimT family pseudopilin, yielding MRRGVARPAARGAGRSRGRSSTPIGSAGFTLVEVVVVLVILSVTAVIAVPAFRSSRELSDLDLATERVEILLRIARDSAVKTAIPVTVVVDSASSLVWLTTPTSIGMAGEASALLSAGVAAAASTGPGSSLDLPAGVRMELTSARARFTFQPDGQVFPDSIYLRSGATIRLVTVNPWTGHAQVY
- a CDS encoding VOC family protein: MKQIRTFLMFEGKAEEAIRLYTSLFEDSEVISIERYDESGPGAAGSVKQSVFALGGREYMAIDSPVKHEFTFTPAISLFVECESNAELERLFGELSQGGSVLMPLDSYGFSQRFGWLADRYGVSWQLNLP
- a CDS encoding type II toxin-antitoxin system Phd/YefM family antitoxin; this encodes MATRATYSRARANFAAIWNEVENSREPAILERRGHDTMALVPADELSSLQQTAYLLRSPKNAVRLLSALVRSRKGSTRPVELEALMSELELVE
- a CDS encoding 4-hydroxy-3-methylbut-2-enyl diphosphate reductase, yielding MTIEQTYFRRGFGLKDEVRPVIEAEYHSAVVEDIRAHGYRRTFGDVTVRLAEEFGFCYGVDRAVDYAYETRQKFPDKTVFLVGEIIHNPYVNQRMRDMGIRCLYPDAHGHFDFSVVRPEDVVLLPAFGVTIEAFEELKKIGCVLVDTTCGSVLLVWKRVEQYAKEGLTSIIHGKYTHEESRATASQVRKHPGGKYLIVRDMAEGELVCDYVAGRPGHLTRKAFVEHFSEKASPGFDPDRDLLRFGVANQTTMLANESMAIGRKLEEALIEARGAEYARENYRSFGTICSATQERQDAVVKMMETPPDLMIVIGGYNSSNTNHLAHMCRERTRTYHIEDSACIDVESGTIRHKAELAADAPETVESAWIPEGPFELGLTAGASTPNNKVGDALLRVLEIRGITPQWSGS
- a CDS encoding tyrosine-type recombinase/integrase — encoded protein: MSQSEPGDSTTPGYFPPKSTEVPGRLPGSVIRPPLVQLDGQGRFLVTFPYDPEIVRRIKEIPGKRWHPDTKSWSLPATHRSAERLASTFPGIRLPGRAASPVGGAGSKSADTRPGQGRDAAGLPGRDSGRDVPAVRDARDGKAPDARDAPPRDSAARAIMDAEALAEMNRAMVLAGYSPKTRRVYLGHIRRFARWRWDAANATCGPPPELRVASPDEIRGYLVYLIEERGVSRPLHGQAVSALRLLYDTVFGRPQLLREIPRPKRARTLPTVLSRKEVESLLGVARHPSTRALLMILYSSGLRVGEVVRLRAEDVDRDRRLLKVRGGKGRKDRYTLLSVRALQAVDRHLLLRAEDCGEWLFPGESGGRHLNTRSVQKVVARARTRAKIAKRVTPHTLRHSFATHLLEAGTDLRYIQELLGHASSRTTEIYTHVSNRDFARIRNPLDELGGEEEWDADGK
- a CDS encoding GNAT family protein, producing the protein MLPERIETERLVLRPWGLSDVGDVLTYARDPGWAQFLKALPIPYGRKHAEEFIARQILLDRSTHPAWAIGLDDGAVGGINLRLNLQHRRGEIGYSIARPLWNRGFMTEATGAVVHAAFSTLPELNRICAMADVRNTASQRVMEKIGMTREGVLRQNRIEREEPIDEAWYGILRSEWRG
- a CDS encoding type II secretion system protein; translated protein: MRRFTEAPKEREARRDGASGAAGSGAGAHGKARRAAGTTIRSFRASATHGFLLLEAVVALAIIGIVAVGVLASTAAQVRTAGKASVLAVARTLAEDRTTAFRFLGYEELRDPPDSLMGGAFPAPFDEYSWSAAIHETEGEYDLFTLDVVTTGRGEVFPVQTLLHRPRPQIVAGSAAAGRGGAGQGGAGGRGGRGGNVTDAPPGRGGGGAGLPAGGGRGGAGRGGGQGGGRGGE